One window from the genome of Rhodobacteraceae bacterium S2214 encodes:
- a CDS encoding molecular chaperone DjiA has product MSIWSRIADALSALTSGEGLSAVFDRLRTSPDKSVAFTIAVIALGAKMAKADGHVTRDEVTAFREVFHIAPEDEHKAARVFNLARQDVTGFDDYARRIKAMYAQDDAPLCDLMEGLFHIALADGEYHPNENIFLEEVAGIFGFSHQRFTRIRSQFVPDADRDPYDVLGVPTGADMAAVRKAWRRLVRESHPDQLRARGVPEEAVKLAEARLIAVNKAWEQINAARSNHDDFTPA; this is encoded by the coding sequence ATGTCGATTTGGTCCCGCATTGCTGACGCGCTTTCTGCCCTTACCTCTGGTGAAGGGTTGTCTGCTGTGTTTGATCGGTTGCGGACGTCGCCGGACAAATCGGTGGCGTTTACCATCGCCGTCATCGCTTTGGGCGCAAAAATGGCCAAAGCGGACGGCCACGTGACCCGTGATGAGGTCACGGCCTTTCGCGAAGTGTTCCACATCGCGCCCGAAGATGAACACAAAGCTGCCCGCGTTTTCAACCTCGCGCGGCAGGATGTGACCGGTTTCGACGACTACGCACGGCGAATCAAAGCGATGTACGCGCAGGACGACGCGCCGTTGTGTGATTTGATGGAAGGGTTGTTCCACATTGCGTTGGCGGACGGTGAATACCATCCGAACGAAAACATCTTCCTTGAAGAAGTCGCTGGTATTTTCGGGTTCAGCCACCAAAGATTTACACGCATTCGGTCGCAATTCGTACCTGATGCTGATCGCGATCCTTATGACGTCTTGGGGGTGCCTACAGGCGCAGACATGGCAGCCGTGCGCAAGGCGTGGCGCCGATTGGTGCGCGAAAGCCACCCAGACCAGCTGCGCGCACGCGGGGTGCCGGAAGAGGCCGTGAAACTAGCTGAGGCACGCCTGATTGCCGTGAATAAAGCATGGGAACAGATCAACGCGGCGCGATCCAATCATGACGATTTCACACCCGCATGA
- a CDS encoding Ppx/GppA family phosphatase: protein MLGPDSSDDAIDWGGFGRPLFEDAAAMGLGRVGVIDVGSNSVRMVVFDGAARSPAYFYNEKIMCGLGAGLSESGRLNPEGRVRALSAIRRFAALAEGMGITPLTAVATAAVREASDGRDFRDEVERKTGIKIWIIDGREEARLSAQGVLLGWPGSYGLVCDIGGSSLELADLAEGRVGRRVTSPLGPLKLRDIKGGKKAKKAHINDVMTQLHAEMGTPKAMRLFLVGGSWRAIARIDMERRGHPLTVLHEYRMTARQVSKTADYIAKSDLQELRAKCHISDSRMSLVPLAILVLKSLVRKFKPKDIAISSYGIREGMLYEQMPRELRERDPLIEACRFAESKDARLPGFGRILYDFVKPLFPRANWQRKRIIKAACLLHDVSWRAHPDYRAEVTFDNATRANLGGLKHYERVFMGLALMYRYTSKPGGGRFSDLIDMLDDRQIKDAEILGRAMRLGAMLWVDGKQDPGTLKWKPKSAELHLRLTKDAEPLFGEVAEARFNALATALNGTGKVKFAK from the coding sequence ATGCTGGGACCTGACAGCTCTGACGACGCCATCGACTGGGGCGGATTTGGCAGACCTTTGTTCGAAGATGCAGCCGCCATGGGACTTGGCCGCGTTGGTGTGATCGACGTTGGGTCCAACTCTGTCCGGATGGTTGTGTTTGATGGCGCAGCGCGGTCGCCCGCCTATTTTTACAACGAAAAAATCATGTGCGGCTTGGGCGCTGGCCTGTCGGAATCCGGACGTCTGAACCCCGAAGGCCGCGTTCGCGCCCTATCCGCCATCCGCCGCTTCGCCGCATTAGCCGAAGGCATGGGCATTACCCCGCTCACAGCCGTCGCTACAGCAGCGGTGCGCGAAGCATCCGATGGCCGCGACTTCCGCGATGAAGTTGAACGCAAAACAGGCATCAAAATCTGGATCATTGATGGGCGTGAAGAGGCACGTTTGTCAGCCCAAGGTGTCTTGCTCGGCTGGCCCGGATCCTACGGTCTGGTTTGTGACATTGGCGGGTCTTCCCTAGAACTAGCCGATCTTGCCGAAGGGCGCGTTGGCCGACGTGTGACATCGCCGCTTGGCCCGCTTAAACTGCGAGATATCAAAGGCGGCAAGAAAGCGAAAAAGGCTCACATCAACGATGTCATGACCCAATTGCACGCCGAAATGGGCACGCCCAAAGCGATGCGTCTCTTTCTGGTCGGTGGATCATGGCGGGCCATTGCACGGATCGATATGGAACGGCGCGGTCATCCGCTGACCGTTCTTCATGAATATCGGATGACAGCGCGTCAGGTGTCGAAAACAGCGGATTACATCGCCAAATCCGACCTGCAGGAATTGCGGGCGAAATGCCATATCTCTGACAGCCGGATGTCGCTGGTGCCGTTGGCCATTCTTGTTTTGAAATCACTGGTCCGCAAATTCAAACCCAAAGACATCGCCATTTCATCCTACGGCATCCGCGAAGGAATGCTGTACGAACAAATGCCGCGCGAACTGCGCGAACGTGATCCGTTGATCGAAGCTTGCCGTTTTGCCGAAAGCAAAGATGCGCGCCTGCCCGGCTTTGGCCGCATCCTGTACGATTTCGTCAAGCCATTGTTTCCACGTGCAAATTGGCAACGCAAAAGGATCATTAAGGCTGCCTGCTTGCTGCATGATGTCAGTTGGCGTGCGCACCCGGATTATCGCGCAGAGGTGACGTTCGACAACGCGACCCGCGCCAATCTTGGTGGGTTGAAGCACTACGAACGGGTCTTCATGGGCTTGGCTTTGATGTATCGCTACACGTCGAAACCCGGCGGCGGGCGGTTTAGTGATCTGATCGACATGCTGGATGATCGGCAAATCAAAGACGCTGAAATCCTTGGGCGGGCCATGCGTTTGGGGGCCATGCTGTGGGTCGATGGAAAACAGGACCCCGGCACGCTGAAGTGGAAGCCAAAATCGGCCGAATTGCATCTACGGCTGACCAAAGACGCCGAACCTTTGTTCGGTGAAGTCGCCGAGGCCCGATTTAATGCGCTCGCAACAGCGCTAAACGGCACGGGCAAGGTCAAGTTCGCGAAATAG
- a CDS encoding RNA degradosome polyphosphate kinase, with product MINADFLESDTATPQSLDLDMTSDARFVNRELSWLSFNNRVLEEAENPRVPLLERLRFLSISATNLDEFYTVRVAGLRELALAGNVTPGLDGRTPAEQLKLIDVDARALLHRQQDVFRTLIAEMAEQDMHLLSRATITEDDKPFLSEMFLDQVFPVLSPLAIDPAHPFPFLPNEGYALALDLERASDKRPLRALLPVPAQIDRFISLPTEKGHRFLPLEELLLMHVGQLFPGYKLKGHGAFRVLRDSDLEVEDEAEDLVREFETALKRRRRGEVVRLKMAARAPDTLKAFIMAEMHLTADEMVEVNGLIGIADLKELVIDDRADLLWPAFTPRVPERVQDHDGDMFAAIRKKDMLLHHPYETFDMVVRFLRQAARDPNVVAIKQTLYRTSRKSPIVEALCEAAEDGKSVTALVELKARFDEAANIRQSRRLERAGAHVVYGFLNYKTHAKISTVVRREGSKLVTYTHFGTGNYHPITARIYTDLSLFTCDAKLGRDATKVFNYLSGYAQPEGLENLAISPIDLKKTLIERIKGEIENVKNGKPGVIWAKMNSLIERDVIDALYEASQAGVKIDLVIRGICGLRPGVIGLSENIRVKSIVGRFLEHSRIVCFGNGHKLPSKKAAVFISSADWMSRNLNRRVETLVEIKNNTVKAQIVSQIMAANLHDVAQSWVMGPEGDFARPIIPDGEFAFNCHRFFMENPSLSGRGSAGASDVPQLTHTEEDPA from the coding sequence ATGATTAACGCAGACTTCCTAGAAAGCGATACGGCCACGCCGCAATCGCTTGATCTCGATATGACCTCTGACGCGCGGTTCGTGAACCGCGAATTAAGCTGGCTTAGCTTCAACAACCGCGTGCTCGAAGAAGCCGAAAACCCGCGCGTGCCATTGTTAGAACGCCTACGTTTCCTATCGATTTCGGCGACCAACCTTGATGAATTCTATACGGTGCGCGTGGCAGGCCTGCGTGAATTGGCCCTTGCTGGCAACGTGACCCCAGGTTTGGACGGTCGCACGCCAGCCGAACAGCTGAAACTGATCGACGTCGATGCGCGCGCGCTGTTGCACCGTCAGCAGGACGTGTTCCGGACCCTGATTGCCGAGATGGCCGAGCAAGACATGCATCTGCTCAGCCGCGCCACGATCACCGAAGACGACAAACCCTTCCTAAGCGAAATGTTCTTGGATCAGGTGTTTCCGGTCCTATCGCCCTTGGCAATTGATCCGGCGCACCCGTTCCCGTTCTTGCCGAATGAAGGGTACGCGCTGGCGCTCGATCTGGAACGCGCAAGCGACAAACGCCCGTTGCGCGCCCTGCTACCTGTGCCCGCGCAGATTGACCGCTTCATTTCGCTGCCAACCGAAAAAGGCCACCGGTTCCTGCCGCTCGAAGAACTGCTGTTGATGCATGTGGGACAGCTTTTCCCAGGCTACAAACTAAAGGGCCACGGCGCGTTCCGTGTGCTGCGTGACAGCGACCTGGAGGTCGAGGACGAAGCCGAAGATCTGGTCCGCGAATTTGAAACCGCCCTGAAACGCCGGCGTCGTGGTGAAGTCGTGCGGCTGAAAATGGCGGCGCGTGCGCCCGATACGCTCAAGGCGTTTATCATGGCCGAAATGCACCTGACGGCAGATGAAATGGTCGAGGTAAACGGGCTCATCGGCATCGCTGACCTCAAGGAACTGGTCATCGACGACCGCGCAGACCTGCTTTGGCCCGCGTTCACGCCACGCGTGCCTGAACGAGTGCAAGACCACGACGGCGACATGTTCGCAGCCATCCGCAAAAAAGACATGCTGCTGCACCATCCCTACGAAACCTTCGACATGGTCGTGCGGTTTCTGCGCCAAGCTGCTCGCGACCCTAACGTCGTCGCGATTAAGCAGACGCTGTACCGGACATCGCGCAAGTCCCCGATTGTCGAGGCACTATGCGAAGCCGCCGAAGACGGCAAATCGGTCACAGCGCTCGTCGAACTCAAGGCCCGCTTTGACGAAGCCGCCAACATCCGCCAGTCGCGGCGTCTGGAACGGGCCGGCGCGCATGTCGTGTACGGCTTCCTGAACTACAAAACCCACGCCAAGATCAGCACCGTTGTGCGCCGCGAAGGCAGCAAATTGGTCACCTACACGCACTTTGGTACCGGCAATTACCACCCGATCACCGCGCGGATTTACACCGACCTTAGTCTTTTCACATGTGACGCTAAACTTGGACGCGACGCCACAAAAGTGTTCAATTACCTATCTGGTTACGCCCAACCCGAAGGTCTGGAAAATCTCGCCATTTCACCGATTGATCTCAAAAAGACATTGATTGAACGGATCAAAGGCGAAATCGAGAACGTCAAAAACGGCAAACCAGGCGTAATTTGGGCCAAGATGAATTCGCTGATCGAACGCGACGTGATTGACGCCTTGTACGAAGCATCACAGGCGGGCGTGAAGATCGATCTGGTGATCCGCGGCATCTGTGGCCTGCGGCCCGGCGTGATTGGATTGTCCGAAAATATCCGTGTGAAATCAATTGTCGGGCGTTTTCTGGAACATTCCCGGATTGTTTGTTTCGGAAACGGTCACAAGCTGCCGTCGAAAAAGGCCGCCGTGTTCATTTCCTCTGCGGATTGGATGAGCCGGAACCTGAACCGCCGTGTCGAAACGCTGGTCGAAATCAAGAACAACACCGTTAAAGCCCAGATCGTCAGTCAGATTATGGCTGCAAACCTTCATGATGTGGCGCAAAGCTGGGTCATGGGGCCGGAAGGCGATTTCGCCCGTCCGATCATCCCCGATGGCGAATTTGCGTTTAACTGCCACCGCTTCTTCATGGAAAACCCGTCGCTGTCAGGGCGCGGATCAGCGGGTGCATCCGACGTGCCACAGTTGACGCATACCGAAGAAGACCCAGCTTAA
- a CDS encoding endonuclease translates to MRIATYNVEWFNTLFDDAGALHNSDEWSGRWDVTRAQQTAALGLVFQAMDADGIMIIEAPDSSRNRDGVTALETFAAHFGLRARKAVIGFTNDTQQEIAFLYDPDVITAVHDPIGDLDVESPAPRFDAELRVDLDSDAALDVVRWSKPPLEIAAKVEEKAFRFIGVHAKSKAPHGARNDAEAARISIQNRRKQLAQCIWLRQRVNQHLDAGDDLIVMGDFNDGPGLDEFEKLFGRSSIEIVLGEENAAPLYDPHAALVLGRRIGVAPATSRFKQRNGTYLNALLDYVMVSPDLRKMDPNWQIWHPFDHPACYDNLPLREALLAASDHFPVTLDLTL, encoded by the coding sequence CTGCGCATCGCCACCTATAACGTGGAATGGTTCAACACCTTGTTCGATGATGCGGGTGCTTTGCATAATTCCGACGAATGGTCGGGGCGGTGGGATGTGACGCGCGCCCAACAAACAGCGGCGCTGGGGCTGGTTTTTCAGGCGATGGATGCAGACGGCATCATGATCATCGAAGCGCCCGACAGTAGCCGTAACCGCGACGGTGTCACCGCGCTGGAAACATTTGCTGCGCATTTTGGGTTGCGGGCACGCAAAGCGGTCATCGGGTTTACGAATGATACGCAGCAGGAAATTGCGTTTCTCTACGATCCTGATGTGATTACGGCGGTGCATGATCCGATCGGCGATCTGGACGTCGAAAGTCCTGCGCCGCGTTTTGATGCCGAATTGCGTGTCGACCTTGATTCTGACGCGGCGCTTGATGTGGTCAGGTGGTCAAAACCGCCGTTGGAAATTGCAGCGAAGGTCGAAGAAAAAGCGTTTCGTTTCATAGGGGTGCACGCGAAATCAAAGGCCCCGCATGGTGCGCGCAATGATGCGGAAGCTGCACGGATTTCCATTCAGAACCGCCGCAAACAACTCGCGCAATGTATCTGGCTGCGGCAGCGGGTGAACCAACACCTTGATGCGGGCGACGACCTGATCGTGATGGGCGACTTCAATGATGGTCCGGGGCTGGATGAATTCGAAAAGCTGTTTGGCCGTTCAAGTATCGAAATTGTGCTGGGCGAAGAAAACGCAGCCCCGCTGTATGATCCGCACGCGGCGCTTGTTCTTGGACGCCGGATCGGCGTGGCCCCTGCGACGTCACGATTCAAGCAGCGCAACGGGACTTATCTGAACGCGCTTTTGGATTACGTTATGGTGTCACCGGACCTGCGCAAAATGGATCCAAACTGGCAGATTTGGCACCCTTTTGATCACCCCGCCTGTTATGACAATTTGCCTTTGCGCGAAGCACTGCTTGCCGCGTCTGATCATTTTCCTGTCACGCTTGACCTGACGCTCTGA
- a CDS encoding GNAT family N-acetyltransferase, which produces MIIRPATRADAPKVAEIMNQIITDTTATFTTVTKTVDQVATEISPPQPCLVVDFDGEVAGYARYFSFRTGPGYAHVAEYSIALSEAAQGHGTGRALLNGLCDLARSNTIKQIIGAVSSDNDAAIKFHLSNGFAQVGRLPDAGQKWGKSLDLIFMQKRL; this is translated from the coding sequence GTGATCATTCGCCCCGCTACCCGCGCTGATGCGCCCAAGGTGGCGGAGATCATGAACCAGATCATTACCGATACGACTGCGACCTTTACGACCGTGACAAAGACCGTAGATCAGGTCGCGACAGAAATTTCGCCGCCGCAACCCTGTCTGGTTGTTGATTTTGACGGTGAGGTTGCGGGCTACGCGCGTTATTTCAGTTTCCGCACTGGCCCCGGCTATGCGCATGTCGCCGAATATTCGATTGCTTTATCAGAAGCGGCGCAAGGGCACGGTACGGGGCGGGCATTGCTGAATGGACTATGTGATCTGGCGCGTTCTAATACGATAAAGCAGATCATCGGTGCCGTAAGCAGCGACAATGATGCCGCAATCAAGTTTCATCTTTCCAACGGGTTTGCGCAGGTCGGGCGACTGCCTGACGCGGGGCAAAAGTGGGGCAAATCGCTTGATCTCATTTTTATGCAAAAACGGCTCTGA
- a CDS encoding chromosomal replication initiator DnaA yields MAEQLTFDLPAGVALTAGDFFVSEANAAAYVLVTHVDSWPERKLVLTGPEGSGKSHLARVFATNEDAIIIPAATLTGEMTRPKKPVVIEDIETLTASGETALFHLHNHMRDVGLPLLITARSAPTRWNIALPDLASRMQAATPTVIGDPDDDLLTAIIMKLFADRQIMPSPKLPSYLTLRIERSFRAAAEIVEAMDAAALTHKRDVNEKLAGQVLAQVEAEV; encoded by the coding sequence ATGGCAGAGCAACTTACATTCGACCTTCCGGCTGGGGTCGCGTTGACGGCTGGGGATTTCTTCGTGTCCGAAGCAAATGCTGCGGCCTACGTGCTGGTCACCCATGTCGACAGCTGGCCTGAACGTAAACTGGTTCTGACAGGTCCCGAAGGGTCCGGCAAAAGCCATCTGGCCCGTGTTTTTGCGACCAACGAAGACGCCATCATCATTCCCGCGGCGACCCTGACCGGTGAAATGACACGCCCGAAGAAACCCGTCGTGATCGAAGATATCGAAACCCTGACCGCATCGGGCGAAACGGCCCTGTTCCATCTGCATAACCATATGCGCGACGTTGGTTTGCCGCTGCTGATCACCGCCCGCAGCGCACCAACGCGTTGGAACATCGCGCTGCCCGATCTGGCAAGCCGTATGCAGGCTGCGACCCCGACTGTGATCGGTGATCCTGACGATGACCTGCTGACGGCGATCATCATGAAATTGTTCGCCGACCGGCAAATCATGCCGTCGCCGAAACTGCCGTCTTATCTGACACTGCGGATTGAACGATCTTTCCGCGCCGCTGCTGAAATTGTCGAAGCGATGGATGCCGCGGCATTGACCCACAAACGGGACGTGAACGAAAAGCTGGCAGGTCAGGTCCTTGCGCAAGTAGAGGCCGAAGTCTAA